One genomic window of Enterobacteriaceae endosymbiont of Donacia crassipes includes the following:
- the rpsP gene encoding 30S ribosomal protein S16, with product MVKIRLSRKGIRKKPFYQIIVTNSRNSRDGRFIEKLGYFDPLNLNKRLHFNKNRIDFWISKGAILSKRVYSLIR from the coding sequence ATGGTTAAAATTAGATTATCTAGAAAAGGTATTAGGAAAAAACCTTTTTATCAAATAATTGTTACAAATAGTAGAAATTCTAGAGATGGACGTTTTATAGAAAAATTAGGTTATTTTGATCCTTTAAATTTAAATAAAAGATTGCATTTTAATAAAAATAGAATAGATTTTTGGATATCTAAAGGAGCTATTCTTTCGAAAAGAGTATATAGTTTAATAAGATAA
- the rimM gene encoding ribosome maturation factor RimM (Essential for efficient processing of 16S rRNA) translates to MTILKKKIILGQFSQTYGIKGWIKLYSYTQNKKNIFLYKKIFIINNIKDICFIKFYKYKVYKKNYIVKFKNLNNINDVSNLKNKKIFIFKNELRKYKNIKEYYWYEIIGCYVFNKYFFLGKIINLISLKTHDVLIIKSNLLKINKKKILIPFIEPNIITKIDLINKFIKVNWDI, encoded by the coding sequence ATGACTATTTTAAAAAAAAAAATAATTTTAGGACAATTTAGTCAAACGTATGGAATAAAAGGATGGATTAAGTTATATTCTTATACTCAAAATAAAAAAAATATTTTTTTGTATAAGAAAATATTTATAATAAACAATATAAAAGATATTTGTTTTATAAAATTTTATAAATATAAAGTTTATAAAAAAAATTATATTGTTAAATTTAAAAATTTAAATAATATTAATGATGTTTCTAATTTAAAAAATAAAAAAATTTTTATTTTCAAAAATGAGTTAAGAAAATACAAAAATATAAAAGAATATTATTGGTATGAAATAATTGGATGTTATGTATTTAATAAATATTTTTTTTTAGGTAAAATTATTAATTTAATAAGTTTGAAAACACATGATGTTCTTATTATTAAATCTAATTTATTAAAAATTAATAAAAAAAAAATATTAATTCCTTTCATAGAACCTAATATTATTACTAAAATAGATTTAATTAATAAATTTATTAAAGTAAACTGGGATATATGA
- the trmD gene encoding tRNA (guanosine(37)-N1)-methyltransferase TrmD, whose protein sequence is MWISVISLFPEMFKEIIKYGLINKSIKKKLLNINFFNPRDFTKNKKVDSLIYGGGGGVILKAKPLIRTIYQAKLQMQHHVKIIFLSPQGKKINVSCIKKLLSYKKMIFICGRYKGIDERIINNFVDEEISIGDYILSGGELPAMVLIDVLVRNIPGVLNTISSCTTDSFFNNGLLGSPNYTKPKILKFLKNNNVPKVLISGNHKKIKEWRLKQSLGMTWLKRPDLFKKKILTKKEKFLFNKFKNSYLKKR, encoded by the coding sequence ATGTGGATTAGTGTTATTAGTTTATTTCCTGAAATGTTTAAAGAAATTATAAAATATGGATTAATTAATAAAAGTATAAAAAAAAAATTATTAAATATTAATTTTTTTAATCCTCGAGATTTTACTAAAAATAAAAAAGTAGATTCATTAATTTATGGAGGAGGTGGTGGTGTTATATTAAAAGCAAAACCTTTAATAAGAACTATTTATCAAGCAAAGTTACAAATGCAGCATCATGTAAAAATTATTTTTTTATCTCCTCAAGGTAAAAAAATAAATGTATCTTGTATTAAAAAATTATTATCTTATAAAAAAATGATATTTATTTGTGGTAGATATAAAGGTATAGATGAACGTATAATTAATAATTTTGTAGATGAAGAAATTTCAATAGGAGATTATATTCTTAGTGGGGGAGAGTTACCAGCTATGGTTTTAATAGACGTTTTAGTAAGAAATATTCCTGGTGTGTTAAATACAATTTCGTCATGTACTACAGATTCTTTTTTTAATAATGGATTATTAGGATCTCCTAATTATACTAAACCTAAAATATTAAAATTTTTAAAAAATAATAATGTTCCTAAAGTTTTAATATCAGGTAATCATAAAAAAATAAAAGAATGGAGATTAAAACAATCATTAGGAATGACCTGGTTAAAAAGACCAGATTTATTTAAAAAAAAAATATTAACAAAAAAAGAAAAATTTTTATTTAATAAATTTAAAAATTCCTATTTAAAAAAAAGATAA
- the rplS gene encoding 50S ribosomal protein L19 gives MNNIISYIEQEQIKNYKKFPLFRSGDTLEIHIWVVEGSKKRVQIFEGIVIAISKKNSFNCSFTIRKLSNGIGIERVFSLYSKIINDIKIKKKGYVKKAKLYYLRKLVGKAARIKERLM, from the coding sequence ATGAATAATATTATTAGTTATATTGAACAAGAACAAATTAAAAATTATAAAAAATTTCCATTATTTAGATCAGGAGATACATTAGAAATACATATTTGGGTTGTAGAAGGTTCAAAAAAAAGAGTTCAAATTTTTGAAGGTATTGTAATTGCAATTTCTAAAAAAAATAGTTTTAATTGTTCTTTTACCATTAGAAAATTATCAAATGGTATTGGAATAGAACGCGTTTTTTCTTTATATTCTAAAATAATTAATGATATTAAAATAAAAAAAAAAGGTTATGTAAAAAAAGCAAAATTATATTATTTACGTAAATTAGTAGGCAAAGCTGCACGTATTAAAGAACGTTTAATGTAA
- the recD gene encoding exodeoxyribonuclease V subunit alpha, translating into MYLFLKKLCKIKIIRLIDLYLASILTNKKKDLLMFAIALLSNYIGKGNICLPISKLYLDINIKNNKNSFLLKKIKEINKIKNWKEILSSYKDIVSNGEKNTPIILINNYLYLHKMWYEENIIVKNFLNNNFSFIEPKKIKKILKLLCNKTDVIQQEAICSALTHKISIITGSPGTGKTSIISKIIFAFIKIFNTNLKIKIVATTGKAAVRLTQSINHFFKNFSDKIIDKKKRANIPKKATTIHHLLKMEIYTKEIKFNDLNQLNIDLLIIDESSMIDFNLMSIILNILPKKTKLILLGDEYQLPSIEYGNLFKDLCYFKKFCFTKKYFLWLNSIIKYQYENKNIQKFFFRNFITVLKYNYRYAINSGINKLALNIKNGNQKKIERIFLLKKYNDIEYFNMLNINKYKLMISFFIEEYKKYFIYLQKYKKYDINILYKFNNYQIICAIKYGLFGTKKINSIIEKELLSNNIINISSQKHNWYVGKPIIITKNDSYLNLFNGDIGITFLDKKDQKLKIKFFLFNGEQKIICIENLPSYEIAYAITAHKSQGSEFQNIALVLPNKFYSVLTRELIYTAITRAKKKITIYSNKIIFYKAIKSQIKRFSNIKNKIINHI; encoded by the coding sequence ATGTATTTATTTTTAAAAAAATTATGTAAAATTAAAATTATTCGTTTAATTGATTTATATTTAGCATCTATACTAACAAATAAAAAAAAAGATTTATTAATGTTTGCTATTGCTTTACTTAGCAATTATATTGGCAAAGGTAATATTTGTTTGCCCATATCTAAATTATATTTAGATATAAATATTAAAAATAATAAAAATAGTTTTTTATTAAAAAAAATAAAAGAAATTAATAAAATTAAAAATTGGAAAGAAATTTTATCTTCTTATAAAGATATTGTTAGTAATGGAGAAAAAAATACTCCTATTATTTTAATAAATAATTATTTGTATTTACATAAAATGTGGTATGAAGAAAATATAATAGTAAAAAATTTTCTTAATAATAATTTTTCTTTTATAGAACCAAAAAAAATAAAAAAAATTTTGAAATTATTATGTAATAAAACAGATGTTATACAACAAGAAGCTATTTGTTCAGCATTAACTCATAAAATTAGTATAATTACTGGATCTCCTGGTACAGGAAAAACTAGTATAATATCAAAAATAATTTTTGCATTTATAAAAATTTTTAATACAAATTTAAAAATAAAAATTGTAGCTACTACTGGTAAAGCTGCAGTTAGATTAACACAATCTATTAATCATTTTTTTAAAAATTTTTCTGATAAAATAATAGATAAAAAAAAAAGAGCAAATATTCCTAAAAAAGCAACTACTATACATCATTTATTAAAAATGGAAATTTATACTAAAGAAATTAAATTTAATGATTTAAATCAACTTAATATAGATTTGTTAATTATCGATGAATCATCGATGATTGATTTTAATTTAATGTCTATTATTTTAAATATTTTACCTAAAAAAACTAAATTAATTTTATTAGGAGATGAATATCAATTGCCTTCTATAGAATATGGAAATTTATTTAAAGATTTATGTTATTTTAAAAAATTTTGTTTTACAAAAAAGTATTTTTTATGGTTAAATTCTATAATTAAATATCAATATGAAAATAAAAATATACAAAAATTTTTTTTTCGTAATTTTATTACTGTTTTAAAATATAATTATAGATATGCAATAAATTCTGGTATTAATAAATTAGCTTTAAATATTAAGAATGGTAATCAAAAAAAAATTGAAAGAATTTTTTTATTAAAAAAATATAATGATATCGAATATTTTAATATGTTAAATATAAATAAATATAAATTAATGATATCTTTTTTTATTGAAGAATATAAGAAATATTTTATTTATTTACAAAAATATAAAAAATATGATATAAATATTTTGTATAAATTTAATAATTATCAAATTATATGTGCTATAAAATATGGATTGTTTGGTACAAAAAAAATTAATTCTATCATTGAAAAAGAATTATTAAGTAATAATATAATAAACATTAGTTCTCAGAAACACAATTGGTATGTAGGAAAACCTATAATTATTACCAAAAATGATAGCTATTTAAATTTATTTAATGGAGATATTGGCATTACTTTTTTAGATAAAAAAGATCAAAAATTAAAAATTAAGTTTTTTTTATTTAATGGGGAACAAAAAATTATATGCATTGAAAACTTACCGTCATATGAAATAGCATATGCAATAACAGCTCATAAATCACAAGGATCAGAATTTCAAAATATTGCATTAGTATTACCAAATAAATTTTATTCTGTATTAACTAGAGAATTAATTTATACTGCTATTACAAGAGCTAAAAAAAAAATTACTATCTACAGTAATAAAATTATTTTTTATAAAGCAATAAAATCTCAAATTAAAAGATTTTCTAATATTAAAAACAAAATCATTAATCACATATAA
- the recB gene encoding exodeoxyribonuclease V subunit beta, with product MTNKLTNFKEFNPFKENLKGQFLIEASAGTGKTFNIIIIYLRMLLGLHQKNTNIKPLNVEQILVVTFTDIAIQNLYKKIKNSIYLLRIGCIQKKSKYDIINNIIREIKDYKNANILLLKAEKNINNASIYTIHSFCQKILNLKNYEIHNFLFNKKIINDELFLQRKASIIFWKTYLYDLPKEIIKIILLYWKTPDDLLKTLLPLLSQQKLPIIKYPFKNRNLCVQFYKNKKYIKNIKKYWIKYKNNIINIINNSNVNKHIYNKKFIKNWISIINKWSLIETKNYFFPKELSRFSQKILINNTINNINPPIYILFQYIDIFINKIINLKYLIITKAIKYIKKYVLQKKRNNNEISFNDLLNILNKSLNTRFGIQIIEDIRKLFPVILIDEFQDTDIQQYNILKKIYFNQNNDLMILIGDPKQAIYSFRGADIFTYLKASLEIKQCYTLTYNWRSSSTMINGINKLFSNRTYPFVFKNIIFNPIKYSSKKLNDHFIINNKIKSGITFWFIDKIMDINLYRQKISYICAYEICQLIILGEKGQAFLQKNNEKKNINISDITVIVRNRFEAIILQKEFVKFNLPFIYLSNSNNIFEKQEAKELFFLLKTILKPNKKQKIINVLSSTLFNINLSFFDENNQKNYIEKIMNKFNKYKLIWEKYGILSMLEEIFIQDKFISQINISNQFMRKKIKNILYLGEIIQTSCFDITDLKKTIVWLLQQIKYTNKNLLNQQIKLNNKINKIKIMTIHKSKGLQFPIVWLPFISSNIIEFINKDGIIYHNRKNFKITLDFIKDEESKKLFLEETLSENLRLLYVSLTRSIFHCSIGITNLKFYNFKKKNLYLSYINALNFLLKKKNNISNTDLKKILYNLKDKNISIKIFNKKKKIKLDHDIYTRLENKKLFTLPVKNFYFKNKIISSFSKIKKQQNFNLNYFSINYQYNFLNLTKNSGKKTQYNFPIGKNIGIIIHKILEKLDFTKNISRSFIKKELMETNINVTWHIMITNWFNNILNIPIGKNKIILHQINNHEKKTEFKFYLSIKKDFSSIEYNNIINKYDIISNKLNKLNFQTINGFLSGIIDLIFLWKNKFYIIDYKSSWLGNNNKDYKTKNLEKDIYLNRYDIQYQFYTLALHKYLKYRIKNYNYNKCFGGVIYFYIRGFDHKIKKYNGVWETKPSIKLIDKLNKLFL from the coding sequence ATGACAAATAAACTAACAAATTTTAAAGAATTTAATCCTTTTAAAGAAAATCTTAAGGGTCAATTTTTGATTGAAGCATCAGCAGGTACTGGTAAAACATTTAATATTATTATTATATATTTAAGAATGCTTTTAGGATTACATCAAAAAAATACAAATATAAAACCACTAAATGTAGAACAAATTCTAGTGGTAACTTTTACTGATATTGCAATACAAAATTTATATAAAAAAATTAAAAATAGTATTTATCTTTTAAGAATTGGATGCATACAAAAAAAAAGTAAATATGATATTATAAATAATATTATTAGAGAAATAAAAGATTATAAAAATGCTAATATTTTATTATTAAAAGCTGAAAAAAATATAAATAATGCATCTATTTATACAATACATTCTTTTTGTCAAAAAATTTTAAATTTAAAAAATTATGAAATTCATAATTTTTTATTTAATAAAAAAATTATTAATGATGAATTATTTTTACAAAGAAAGGCTTCTATAATATTTTGGAAAACATATTTATATGATTTACCTAAAGAAATAATAAAAATAATTTTATTATATTGGAAAACTCCAGATGATTTATTAAAAACATTATTACCATTGTTATCACAACAAAAATTACCAATTATAAAATATCCTTTTAAAAATCGGAATCTTTGTGTACAATTTTATAAAAACAAAAAATATATTAAAAACATAAAAAAATATTGGATAAAATATAAAAATAATATAATTAATATTATTAATAATTCTAATGTTAATAAACATATTTATAATAAAAAATTTATAAAAAATTGGATAAGTATTATTAATAAATGGAGTTTAATAGAAACTAAAAATTATTTCTTTCCTAAAGAATTATCTAGATTTTCTCAAAAAATATTAATTAATAATACTATTAATAATATTAATCCACCTATATATATATTATTTCAATATATTGACATTTTTATAAATAAAATTATTAATTTAAAATATCTAATAATTACTAAAGCAATCAAATATATAAAAAAATATGTGTTACAAAAAAAAAGGAATAATAACGAAATAAGTTTTAATGATTTATTAAATATTTTAAATAAAAGTTTAAATACTAGATTTGGTATTCAAATTATAGAAGATATAAGAAAATTATTTCCTGTAATATTAATAGATGAATTTCAAGATACAGATATACAACAATATAATATTTTAAAAAAAATTTATTTCAATCAAAATAATGATTTAATGATCCTAATAGGAGACCCTAAACAAGCAATTTATTCTTTTAGAGGTGCTGATATTTTTACTTATTTAAAAGCTTCATTAGAAATTAAACAATGTTATACATTAACATATAATTGGCGTTCTTCAAGCACCATGATTAATGGTATTAATAAATTATTTTCTAATAGAACTTATCCTTTTGTATTTAAAAATATAATATTCAATCCTATTAAATATTCATCAAAAAAATTAAATGATCATTTTATTATTAATAATAAAATAAAATCTGGAATAACTTTTTGGTTTATTGATAAAATAATGGATATAAATTTATATAGACAAAAAATATCATATATTTGTGCATATGAAATATGTCAGTTAATAATTTTAGGAGAAAAAGGACAAGCTTTTTTACAAAAAAATAATGAAAAAAAAAATATTAATATTTCAGATATAACTGTTATAGTTCGCAATAGATTTGAAGCCATAATTTTACAAAAAGAATTTGTAAAATTTAATTTACCTTTTATTTATTTATCTAATTCTAATAATATTTTTGAAAAACAAGAAGCTAAAGAATTATTTTTTTTATTAAAAACCATTTTAAAACCAAATAAAAAACAAAAAATTATAAATGTTTTATCAAGTACATTATTTAATATTAATTTATCTTTTTTTGATGAAAATAATCAAAAAAATTATATAGAAAAAATAATGAATAAATTTAATAAATATAAATTAATTTGGGAAAAATATGGAATTTTAAGTATGTTAGAAGAAATTTTTATACAAGATAAATTTATTTCTCAAATAAATATTTCAAATCAGTTTATGAGAAAAAAAATAAAAAATATTTTATATTTAGGTGAAATAATACAAACATCATGTTTTGATATAACAGATCTTAAAAAGACAATAGTATGGTTATTACAACAGATTAAATATACAAATAAAAATTTATTAAATCAACAAATAAAATTAAATAATAAAATTAATAAAATTAAAATTATGACTATACATAAATCTAAAGGATTACAATTTCCTATTGTTTGGTTACCATTTATTTCTTCAAATATTATTGAATTTATAAATAAAGATGGAATTATTTATCATAATAGAAAAAATTTTAAAATAACTTTAGATTTTATAAAAGATGAAGAAAGTAAAAAATTATTTTTAGAAGAAACTCTTTCTGAAAATTTAAGATTATTATATGTTTCTTTAACTAGATCAATTTTTCATTGTAGTATTGGTATTACTAATTTAAAATTTTATAATTTTAAAAAAAAAAATTTATATTTATCTTATATAAATGCTTTAAATTTTCTATTAAAAAAAAAAAATAATATTTCAAATACTGATTTGAAAAAAATTTTATATAATTTAAAAGATAAAAATATTTCTATTAAAATTTTTAATAAAAAAAAAAAAATAAAATTAGATCATGATATTTATACAAGACTAGAAAATAAAAAATTATTTACATTACCAGTAAAAAACTTTTATTTTAAAAATAAAATAATATCTAGTTTTTCTAAAATAAAAAAACAACAAAATTTTAATTTAAATTATTTTAGTATTAATTATCAATATAATTTTTTAAATTTAACTAAAAATAGTGGGAAAAAAACACAATATAATTTTCCTATAGGGAAAAATATAGGAATTATTATTCATAAAATTTTAGAAAAATTAGATTTTACAAAAAATATTTCTAGAAGTTTTATTAAAAAAGAATTAATGGAAACAAATATTAATGTGACTTGGCATATTATGATAACTAATTGGTTTAATAATATTTTAAATATACCAATAGGTAAAAATAAAATTATTTTACATCAGATAAATAATCATGAAAAAAAAACAGAATTTAAATTTTATTTATCTATAAAAAAAGATTTTTCTTCTATAGAATATAATAATATTATAAATAAATATGACATTATTTCTAATAAATTAAATAAATTAAATTTTCAAACAATTAATGGATTTTTATCAGGAATTATAGATTTAATATTTTTATGGAAAAACAAATTTTACATTATAGATTATAAATCAAGTTGGTTAGGTAATAATAACAAAGATTATAAAACAAAAAATCTTGAAAAAGATATATATTTAAATCGTTATGATATACAATATCAATTTTATACATTAGCTTTACATAAATATTTAAAATATCGTATTAAAAATTATAATTATAATAAATGTTTTGGAGGTGTTATTTATTTCTATATTAGAGGTTTTGATCATAAAATAAAAAAATATAATGGTGTTTGGGAAACAAAACCATCAATCAAATTAATTGATAAATTAAATAAATTATTTTTATAA
- a CDS encoding exodeoxyribonuclease V subunit gamma, which translates to MFAIYYSNNIDILLNLIKIQVKKYPLKKVLEPELILYENYENFSELIKIKFSNILGIYGNINFINFEKFIWNIFKTIIPNLDKGDFLYKGNIVWLIFLLIPELISTIEFKNFRKNFKFKIQDTKYLFQLSEQISHLYDHYQKYKPELLLMWTKNKIEPLLKNKHQIWQAKLWKTLLIYYKNILHKELWHYGKLYDFYQKNKKSKQFRYDLLPQRIFILDIQSIPLIYLKLLKKLEKYMEIHILLCTPSKHYWDNFIYNQNNKKINFNKLLFLWGNYTLNNINKLVDLPSRCIKTFIKYNNISLLNHIKNDFLYIKENNINLKKKINYLDKSIQINICEDFYTEITLLYNNIIYTLKKNQNYFLHDIIVISPKLKLYIPFINSIFRNINLPINIYSNLDNMKNLDILNKFLFLLDLSYKDLTPHEIFFLLDNKFISKKFSLSKKDIKYLYYWIKHVGIKYNLNIKNFNKISLPKDQYTWKLGLYRIFLGFTLNTNFGQWKNLIPYNISMGLSKELLGKFIYFLLKLEKWKKKLKKNFSLEKWKKNLLNLYYDFFPESNLVSKNIYFFLKKILFFLNQGLSFKYKKKISINIIKKKIDYLIKKKYKNFYFCINKINFCPFHVFQNMTFKKVFMIGMNDKYLPKKINPIIFDLTNKFSNKNEKNYLDKEKNILLKLIISTENKLFISYTNNNLNNDDNNLSTLINELILYISKNYYLKNNFIKYFYRNYQNNFLIKKQNISYSNNSQKLKIVNITKLSINNLINFWKHPVKGFFNQRFKIYLKYLHDITTPDIELFKINPLQEFLIKKQILHTLLSNKNINDLYIYYLNKGILPYGYYGKIWWEEKIHKINQILNKQFKKYQYVEQINKINLNISNLILEGNINYFSYRNNYIILEPKIIDIKSIISLWINHLILCIYNNKKFLLSIYGIENTKFSFQFFEKNQAYFLLEKYINGYLQGINNPILLPIKSSWIWIKDCYDKITKHIIMDSYVQNKSKKKFFYYWNNNNIMNECNDPYFQKLNFYLNNKTWLDTKKLIKKWMFDLLYYSI; encoded by the coding sequence ATGTTTGCAATTTATTATTCAAATAATATTGATATTTTATTAAATTTAATAAAAATTCAAGTTAAAAAATATCCTTTAAAAAAGGTATTAGAACCGGAACTAATATTATACGAAAATTATGAAAATTTTTCTGAATTAATAAAAATTAAATTTTCAAATATATTAGGAATATATGGAAATATAAATTTTATTAATTTTGAAAAATTTATTTGGAATATATTTAAAACAATAATTCCTAACTTGGATAAAGGTGATTTTTTATATAAAGGAAATATTGTTTGGTTAATATTTTTATTAATTCCAGAATTAATATCTACGATAGAATTTAAAAATTTTAGAAAAAATTTTAAATTTAAAATTCAAGATACTAAATATTTATTTCAATTATCGGAACAAATATCTCATTTATATGATCATTATCAAAAATATAAACCAGAATTATTATTAATGTGGACAAAAAACAAAATTGAACCTTTATTGAAAAATAAACATCAAATATGGCAAGCAAAATTATGGAAAACATTATTAATTTATTATAAAAATATTTTACATAAAGAATTATGGCATTATGGTAAATTATATGATTTTTATCAAAAAAATAAAAAATCTAAACAATTTAGATATGATTTACTCCCACAAAGAATATTTATTTTAGATATACAAAGCATACCTTTAATATATTTAAAATTATTAAAAAAATTAGAAAAATATATGGAAATACATATTTTATTATGTACTCCTTCTAAACATTATTGGGATAATTTTATTTATAATCAAAATAATAAAAAAATTAATTTTAATAAATTATTATTTTTATGGGGAAATTATACTTTAAATAATATTAATAAATTAGTAGATTTACCATCTAGGTGTATTAAAACATTTATAAAATATAATAATATAAGTTTATTAAATCATATTAAAAATGATTTTTTATATATAAAAGAAAATAATATAAATTTAAAAAAGAAAATAAATTATTTGGATAAATCTATACAAATAAACATTTGTGAAGATTTTTATACAGAGATAACACTATTATACAATAATATAATATATACTTTAAAAAAAAATCAAAATTATTTTTTACATGATATAATTGTTATTTCCCCTAAATTAAAATTATATATTCCATTTATTAATTCTATTTTTAGAAATATTAATCTTCCTATTAATATATATTCTAATTTAGATAATATGAAAAATTTAGATATTTTAAATAAATTTTTATTTTTATTAGATTTATCTTATAAAGATTTAACTCCTCATGAAATTTTCTTTTTATTAGATAATAAATTTATATCTAAAAAATTTTCTTTAAGTAAAAAAGATATAAAATATTTATATTATTGGATAAAACATGTAGGTATTAAATATAATTTGAATATTAAAAATTTTAATAAAATTTCTTTACCCAAAGATCAATATACATGGAAATTAGGTTTATATCGTATATTTTTAGGTTTTACTTTAAATACAAATTTTGGTCAATGGAAAAATCTTATTCCATATAATATATCAATGGGATTATCTAAAGAATTATTAGGAAAATTTATTTATTTTTTATTAAAATTAGAAAAATGGAAAAAAAAATTAAAAAAAAATTTTTCTTTAGAAAAATGGAAAAAAAATTTATTAAATCTTTATTATGATTTTTTCCCAGAATCTAATTTAGTATCAAAAAATATATATTTTTTTTTAAAAAAAATTTTATTTTTCCTTAATCAAGGATTAAGTTTTAAATACAAAAAAAAAATTTCTATTAATATAATAAAAAAAAAAATTGATTATTTAATTAAAAAAAAATATAAAAATTTTTATTTTTGTATAAATAAAATAAATTTTTGTCCTTTTCATGTATTTCAAAATATGACTTTTAAAAAAGTTTTTATGATAGGTATGAATGATAAATATTTACCAAAAAAAATAAATCCTATAATTTTTGATTTAACTAATAAATTTTCTAATAAAAATGAAAAAAATTATTTAGACAAAGAAAAAAATATTTTATTAAAATTAATAATTTCTACAGAAAATAAATTATTTATTAGTTATACAAATAATAATTTAAATAATGATGATAATAATCTATCTACATTAATTAATGAATTAATATTATATATTTCAAAAAATTATTATTTAAAAAATAATTTTATTAAATATTTTTATAGAAATTATCAAAATAATTTTTTAATAAAAAAACAAAATATTTCATATTCTAACAATTCTCAAAAATTGAAAATAGTAAATATTACTAAATTATCAATTAATAATTTAATTAATTTTTGGAAACATCCTGTTAAAGGTTTTTTTAATCAAAGATTTAAAATATATTTAAAATATTTACATGATATAACAACACCTGATATAGAACTATTTAAAATCAATCCATTACAAGAATTTTTAATAAAAAAACAAATACTACATACACTTTTATCAAATAAAAATATTAATGATCTATATATTTATTATTTAAATAAAGGTATTTTACCTTATGGATATTATGGGAAAATATGGTGGGAAGAAAAAATTCATAAAATAAACCAAATATTAAATAAGCAATTTAAAAAATATCAATATGTAGAACAAATTAATAAAATTAATTTAAATATTTCTAATCTTATATTAGAAGGTAATATTAATTATTTTAGTTATCGAAATAATTATATTATATTAGAACCTAAAATAATAGATATTAAATCCATTATTAGTTTGTGGATCAATCATTTAATTTTATGTATTTATAATAATAAAAAATTTTTGTTATCTATTTATGGTATAGAAAATACAAAATTCAGTTTTCAATTTTTCGAAAAAAATCAAGCTTATTTTTTATTAGAAAAATATATTAATGGTTATTTACAAGGTATAAATAATCCTATTTTATTACCTATAAAAAGTTCTTGGATATGGATAAAAGATTGTTATGATAAAATTACAAAACATATTATTATGGATTCTTATGTGCAAAATAAATCAAAAAAAAAATTTTTTTACTATTGGAATAATAATAATATTATGAATGAATGTAATGATCCATATTTTCAAAAATTAAATTTTTATTTAAATAATAAAACTTGGTTAGATACTAAAAAATTAATAAAAAAATGGATGTTTGATTTACTTTACTATAGTATTTAA